In Triticum urartu cultivar G1812 chromosome 6, Tu2.1, whole genome shotgun sequence, the following proteins share a genomic window:
- the LOC125514289 gene encoding soluble inorganic pyrophosphatase yields the protein MAGEADGKTYQVSRMPPAALNERILSSMSQKHVAAHPWHDLEIGPGAPAVFNCVVEIPRGSKVKYELDKATGLIKVDRVLYSSVVYPHNYGFIPRTLCEDNDPMDVLVLMQEQVVPGCFLRARAIGLMPMIDQGEKDDKIIAVCADDPEYRHFRDISELPPHRLQEIRRFFEDYKKNENKEVAVNDFLPAEDAINAIKYSMDLYGSYIMEGLRK from the exons ATGGCTGGAGAAGCTGATGGGAAGACCTACCAGGTATCAAGGATGCCCCCTGCTGCTCTCAACGAGCGCATCCTTTCTTCCATGTCTCAAAAGCACGTTGCTGCTCACCCATGGCATGACCTGGAGATAG GTCCAGGGGCCCCTGCAGTTTTCAACTGT GTGGTTGAGATTCCTAGAGGCAGCAAGGTTAAGTATGAGTTGGACAAAGCAACTGGTCTTATCAAG GTTGATCGTGTTCTGTACTCCTCAGTTGTGTACCCACACAACTATGGCTTCATTCCACGCACACTCTGTGAGGATAATGACCCGATGGATGTCCTTGTCCTGATGCAG GAACAAGTTGTTCCTGGTTGCTTCCTGCGTGCCCGTGCTATTGGGCTTATGCCTATGATTGATCAG GGTGAGAAAGATGACAAGATCATAGCTGTCTGTGCTGATGATCCTGAGTACCGTCACTTCAGAGACATCAGTGAACTTCCCCCGCATCGCCTACAGGAAATCCGTCGCTTCTTTGAAGACT ACAAGAAGAATGAAAACAAGGAGGTTGCAGTGAATGATTTCCTCCCAGCAGAAGATGCCATCAACGCAATCAAGTACTCGAT GGACCTCTACGGTTCGTACATCATGGAGGGCTTAAGGAAGTGA
- the LOC125514288 gene encoding ornithine carbamoyltransferase, chloroplastic, which translates to MAAAAISGGHLVLSTPTSTRRPRSLPLHPPSARPIAASSASAARRGVAAAAVSSPAAVPSTGKDAKQLPKDFLHINDFDKDTIMKILNRAIEVKAMIKSGDRSFQPFKGKSMAMVFAKPSMRTRVSFETGFFLLGGHAVYLGPDDIQMGKREETRDVARVLSGYNDIIMARVFAHQDILDLAKYAPVPVINGLTDYNHPCQIMADALTMLEHVGRIENTKVVYVGDGNNIVHSWLLLAAVIPFHFVCACPKGFEPDAKTVEIARSGGSKIEITNDPKEAVKGADVVYTDVWASMGQKEEAEYRKKVFQGFMVDEALMEMAGPKAFLMHCLPAERGVEVTDGAIEAPNSIVFPQAENRMHAQNAIMLHVLGA; encoded by the exons ATGGCTGCAGCGGCGATTTCCGGCGGTCACCTCGTCCTCTCCACCCCTACCTCCACCCGGCGCCCACGGTCGCTCCCCCTCCATCCGCCCTCAGCGCGACCAATCGCCGCATCCTCCGCCTCCGCAGCCCGCCGCGGGGTCGCGGCCGCCGCAGTGTCCAGCCCTGCCGCGGTCCCCTCCACTGGGAAAGATG CAAAACAGCTTCCTAAGGATTTTCTTCATATCAATGATTTTGACAAAGATACAATCATGAAGATCCTTAACCGAGCAATTGAGGTTAAGGCAATGATAAAGTCAGGAGACAGGAGCTTCCAACCGTTCAAAGGAAAGTCGATGGCAATGGTCTTCGCCAAGCCGTCAATGAGGACCCGTGTTTCGTTTGAAACAGGATTCTTCTTGCTTGGTGGGCATGCTGTTTATTTAGGTCCCGATGATATCCAGATGGGCAAGCGTGAGGAGACCCGTGATGTTGCTCGTGTACTTTCTGGATATAATGACATCATTATGGCCAGGGTTTTTGCTCACCAG GATATTTTGGACTTGGCAAAATATGCACCTGTACCTGTCATAAATGGCCTTACAGACTACAACCATCCGTGCCAGATAATGGCTGATGCGCTCACTATGCTTGAACATGTTGGGCGTATTGAAAACACCAAG GTTGTCTATGTTGGAGATGGCAACAATATTGTACACTCATGGCTTCTATTGGCTGCTGTGATTCCCTTCCACTTTGTATGCGCTTGTCCTAAGGGCTTTGAGCCAGATGCCAAAACTGTGGAGATCGCTAGGAGTGGTGGAAGTAAGATTGAAATAACAAATGATCCCAAGGAAGCAGTTAAGGGAGCAGATGTTGTGTATACAGATGTTTGGGCCAGCATGGGCCAAAAGGAGGAAGCTGAATATAGGAAAAAAGTATTCCAAGGATTCATG GTGGATGAAGCCCTGATGGAGATGGCTGGTCCAAAAGCCTTCCTCATGCATTGTTTGCCCGCGGAGAGAGGGGTGGAGGTAACAGATGGTGCCATCGAGGCTCCCAACTCGATCGTATTCCCCCAGGCAGAGAACAGAATGCACGCGCAGAACGCAATCATGCTTCATGTGCTTGGAGCTTGA